The nucleotide sequence agaatatatatttagtaCAATTAAACAATAAAGATTCTGAGCAACTTATGATAAATGCTACCAATTAAACTAAATCGGGTATATTGTCTCAAtgaaacgaaaaataaaaataaaaaattcctaTAGGCGACTATACTTCCTAAAGTCCAAAAGTTATTTTCACTATCTATATGAAACGCACAGGGTGTGTGGCTATAATTGTACTTGAATTCTATTTCAAACATATATATCCAGATAGTAGGACATAGAATATAGATCTTCTCGGATTGTGGTTGTGTACTTCTGTACAGCAATGGTAACTTTATCTTATACATGTTTATAGTTTCCTTATATAAATATTGGAGTTTTAGGTTCACGAACTCGAGAGTTGAAATGCTCGACAAACATATGTCGAGGTCAGAGTATTTTAGGTCGAAATTTACATTTGTTCAAAGACTAATTCTACGCAAACCGGTGGAATTTTTCTCAGCCCGTACAGCCATGTATGCAAATGTCAAACGAAAAcgcataaattaaaataaacatcGCCTGTTTTGGATTCCATTTCTATATAAAAGCTAGGAGAACAGACGGATTTGTGGTCATTAATGTTCGATACTACATGCCACGGAGTTTCATGTTCCTAATATTCGAAGATTATGTACATAAGATCaacattttaattatttatgaCTTAACACTACATAACAAAAGAGAAACTTTTTAGATATATATTGAAACGCAAAGTTCTAAATTAAGAATATATGAAATGGCAAAACGTAGTGcgtttttaaaataattggTAATATCTGAATCATCGGACGACAGAAACAACAATAATATCCAAAAGGATAATAATCTAATCTGAGACTGGTTGGTTGgaccatgtatcggtatcggcgattTGGCGATATCGTTAATTGTATAGGTATCGGATGAAATAAACCGATATTCTCGATATATCCAGCTTTTTGATTTCAACTAGAATGTTTTGAAGTTGGTATACGCATATCTGCGTCTTTGTATCATTATCGGATCGTTATCGGTATTGGCAAAAAATTACATCTCGATTATTTTATTAAGATTTACATATGGCCGAATATGTGTTTTAACACATAGATGAAACTGTTCTAGGAGTTCATCACTTCGATATCCACTCTATTACCTGTTATTTTATTAGCAGCGTTGTGTAATTCAACGTATGACAAAGTTTGACAGGCCATGTTTATCAATTGTGAATCATATAGTGTACCTGTAAGAGGCTCCATGACCAAACTCCATAAATAACATAATGTAAAACAGAACTGCAACTCGTTTGATCCAGTTCATCCCCATCGAGTGTTTCTGAAACATATTGTAAAtataataatgtaaaaaatagCTACATCCACGGGGTAGACCAAAACTGACTTTTTGTTCTTCATTATTTCAGCGTTGCCGGATATTGCGTAATTCTGAAAATTGATGAAGCGTATAACCTAACGTTTATACATCAAATAGGTTACACATGGGTAAATACGACACGCTTATTAAGGGGTCAAATGAGGCTTAAACTCGTAAACTTTTGCTACAATTTGAAAGTGTTTTCCGTAAATTGAAGTTTTATAAAAACATCTTATATGCCGGATACATAAATTTAACCAATCATAATAAAGTGGAAAAATGATTTGCCATCTGGCATCAAATATGAATATACTAAGTCTTTAGATTGCAACCTAATGATACACCACAATCTAAACATGACTTCGAATAATATGAAAATTCGAAAATTTTGCCATTGGAATAGAATCATAATGAAATTTTGTCCGAATTGAAAAACAAGCGAATAAAAGTAGCCAAAAAGTCTACCCATGAACCGATTTCAATTCTAGCATGCGCCACTATTTGATTCCATACGCCGCCACAAAAGTGGTTATTTGAGCCGTAATTGGcgtaattttcattttagttttacCTGTTACAAATTCCAAGATATCTGCCCCCACACCGATAAATACAAGCAATAGTTGGGAGAGTTGTTCGCGTGTTATTTCTCCTTTTGGTAACAACCATCTTCCAATAACAAGAACGAATAGCAAAACTTGATGCAGAAGTAGAATCCATGTACTTCGATCCACCCAACGATTCTTGAATGAAAACGGTTAGATAAATTAATTGGTGGAAAAGTGCAAAACGATAAAATAAGTAGGAAACTTCCCCCTACGTTCAGTGTGCACTGACTCTTAAGATAAAAAGAAGACAGGGTTTTTTCTGGTCCGAGCCGTTACTAAGGAAACAATTGTTGTTGCTATTAAGCTATTAAGAGTTTTATTCAATCATCGCTCAATTAATCATTGTAAAACTGCTATCCgggaaaaatttgtttttcgtCACGCACTTTGAATAATTGAATCCAACCCAGATAGAGCGGAGACAAAGATGCAACGACAGCTAAAATTTGACGAATCGTAAAAATACGAATTAAAACTAGATTTAATAGAGCAGTGTATACCACGCATTTCCATGCCTGCAGATTGACGTGGTATTTCAGAGTAGCAGTTAAATTAacacggcatgacattttaaatatgctcgcatcggccatgaattcaatattttgtgaGACAGAAAAATTATTATCTCCCGAGAAAAGtatgctcattaaacgaatGGCGCAATCGCGCGAATGTTTTAAAAGTCTTTGTTTGCGAATTCACGATTTCAATTTTGACCTTTTTTTGGAAATCCTCGAATTAAATTCGAAAACCTAGCTTTGTTGAAATCGAATTCTTTCAAAGTAGTGGAGATTTGTTAAATGTTGTGACGGCAGTTTTGTGAGTACTCTGATATTATTCcttagaaatatatatttatcaaacaGAAGCTAAACATTACAGAAGTTGATTGAAAAGCCATCAAATTTACTGGTGAGATATGACAGTACCCATACGTTGAACAATTAAAATCTGTCAATCATATCGCCTCAGTACAAAGCCATTCTACGAACTTAATAAATATCAAACTATGATTATAAGTATTGATTTGAGTGTACATTCTCCAATCCACTTAAACTTGAAAGCTATCGCACGACAAACCACAAAGTATGGTTGAGTAGTTAAGTTGATATTGTATGTCCGCGTTGTCATTACATACGGACTTACGAACTCAGTTGAACTTGAATGCAACGTTAACGTCTGATGTTCATAACCCAAACATTTTCGGAATAGAACTATAATTCGAAGAAAATTTTTCCTTGATCACGTGAAGTTATacacataaaaacaataatGCAAAAGCAATTGGTTCGAATGTATATTCATCAAAATGCTGGTTTGGTGATGCTAAAAAATATTGCATTGGGGAGGATCCTTTTATTCTCCCATTCCAAATGCTTAATACCTTTCGGGAAATGTTTAGGCGAAggtttttatgttgaaaaaaatactacTACTTGAAACTACACGTTTAGCTAATAACAGCTCTTTTCCCTTCCCTTTTCgtttgattattttgtgattttatatttttagttttattttattatcattatacGAATCCATTCTTCCAAATTAGtttatttctataaaatattgaatactgCTGGGCTCGGGACTTCTGGGTATAAGTGTCATTTGAGCTTATCCGGACATTTTTATAGTGCTATTGGAGGTGACAAAAATGGAATGATAATGTTCGTCGACTGACTGTTTCTGTGTATTACAGTTACagtgttttttttatatgaattcGAATGAAGTCAAAGACAGATCACAAATCTCGAAAAATCAGGTTAACTCCGCTAAATTAAACCGAAtcagcaaattaaaatttccaAGTAAGTCAATGTTCTGAGTTTTGAATAAGCATCATTTACGTATAGTTCTTGCTATACGTGATTTCGTATTCATAGAACTCATTTTATTCCACTCCGTCAAAACCACATTTTTGTTACAGAAGCATAAACGTGCCCCGTGTCAATAGAATTTCAACGAAGTCGTATTTCCATTTGGGTGATTTCTTTTGTCTCTCGATCGAGTATTTCAATAGGTTGTATAGTTTGCATTGGCCACAAAACCAACCACTGTACGTTTTAAGTGGAATTCGTCAAATATCGAATGTAGCTTTAACCATCACGgatattcggtaacgaattgaACACATTCTAAGCATAAAAACTTGATTTGTGGGTTTAAACTGTTTATTTCATGTATTAGTGGGAGTAGGATAAAATCATACAGGGTTGGTAAAGGATGAAGTAAGTTTGAACGAGTTGTAAACTTTCcatagaataataaataaataccaatGCACATAGCTACAATGAAAGAAATCAATCAACCTAACGGCCTTACGGGTCTATATATCCAGGTGTAGGTGGAATCGCGTGAAACCGGCTCCTGTAGGCCTTATCCTATATCCATGTAACTATTTATTTTGGGTGATCAGTTCGACCCAGTCTGTTACGTACAGAATGGGGTTGAATACAGTGCAACGCacaatatattgtatataaataaaagtgCTAGTTTGTTGAATAAAGTTCATTTGATTTCATATGTTAGCAAACTTCGGAATTATgtcattcaaatttttgtttcagagCAATATTTTTAATACCGAGACCAGGTTCCCAGCTAGCTGTAAAACTTGCGTctgaaaaatgtcatttattttcaaatttgggtAAATATTATCAATGTTACTTACATACTATAGCGCCTACCATACGTAGCTGGAGACCAAATAACCAAGTCTGTATACTCTTTGAAAATACTTACAATACCATATCTGTAAACTTCGATGGGGTTTGGCGTTAGGACAAGTTGCCCTCCGCTAAACAATAAATACAATCAACGTGCCAAGACGCGTGTCCATTTCCTTCAGAGGCGGTATATCAATTTGATATTGCGTCAAATGTGACGCCGGTTGCGTCTTGAGTTCAATTCTCCCTTGTGGCcaaaatcacatttttgttgGCCAAACAAGGTAGTAGATGGTTTCAACGTTTCAAGTTTGACTGGGTATTACAGTTCACAGGTTGTTCGCCGCACTTCGAGCAACAAATTGAACAAGGGATGCACCGTGTTATTATTTCCTGAATTGGCGCCATTTTACGATTTCGTTTTGTGTGTTGCGATTTCAAAGATTTCAGACTAAATTTTTTAGGCAAAAACTACTTCTTACTTATCTCGAAAAAGCTCGATCTCGTCACACATTTCGTTTGACTATCAAATCATATATCATGTGaaatatttaatcatttttcTGTCATAGTTCTGTCTTTCGGACTACTGTTTTAATTTGTTGCAATTTTTCACATTAGATAAGTTTCAGTAAGCATAATTTCAAATCTGGTTTCCAGCTGTCAAAAGTTAGACTTTTACATCACAGTTTTTTTGCACTCCATGGCTTGCTTCAAATGAACGCACGTATAACACGTGACAAGGGTTAACCGACGACGACAAGCAATGATTAATGCTTTTGATTGCAAAATCCATACCAGAGTTGTAAAGTAATAACAACGTTACGCTAAGAATAAAAAGTATTatcgctcccgaagtatgtgcaccaagatggcacacaatctgaaccctaacctggtacacatagtatgttcaggctgtgcgccatcttggtgcaaatACTTTTAGAGATCCAAAGTATTTACCAATTGTCCGATGACGTCTTTTGTTTTGTTCAACAAATTCGCtgtttctttttcaatatttgaaaacccGTCCTTTATTTTTTGTCCGATATCTTTATCATTTTGATCAGTTGTTACTATAATTGTCGATGCCGACGTCATCAGAGGTGGTGCCAATTCAGCAGAAGATGACGTCACGTCAGTAGGAATTGTTGTTAAGAACATTACAGGTGTCGATGACGTAGGAGTGCTACTCAAAGGAGTAGTTGTCGTGGAAAGTTTCGTAGTAGTTGAGAGCGTCTTTAATTTTGTAGTGACCGTTGTCGGTGTGATACTCGTTCCATTAACGGCTTTTGTGCTTTGTGTCGCATTTTCATTCATTAAATTTTCGGGTTTTGGCTTACGTCTTCGATTTTCTCTTCGACGTTTCTTTTCACGTTTCGGTGGATCGTCGACAACAGACTGTCGCCGAATTCTTTTTAAAAGTGTTTCAGATTGACTTACTTCGTTCAGTACGTATTGGGATTGTTCCAAAAGTTTAAGTGAACTGTCTGCACTCCTACGTGTTCTATTATTTGATGAATTAGTATTTGAAGACTCCATTGGGTTTATTAGAAGctgaaaaataatgatatttcagGTAACCAGGACTTCAGTTAAAGAATCATTACACATTTGATAGATTTTATTACCCCATTTGTTCACTCAAATGAAAAATAGATACCAACCCCCAATGTCGCATTATTGTCACATATTCCAACTTGTGTTGCCGCAATCATAGCTCCTTTGAATCGAGCCAATTCTAGAAACCAAAGGCAGGGAACGACactcatcaaataaaataacacGCTCGGGCAAAACCTGTAAAATGAACGGAAATTAGTGCTTTGACTACATTGGAAACTAACATTGTTAATCTTGCAATGTTTAATGGCAAATGTAATGAAAATTTCAGTTggaacttttaaaaaacagtaCATGGCTATCGTATCGTATCTTCACCCAGCAGGATCAGAGTAAGGACATATTGGCATATACtattattaatatatgaaaTAGGACTCTCAACGGCTCCCCATTCCGTTATCGAGAAAATCCACGCAAGAACGATTCAAACGTAGGTACACAGCTGGtcatacttttttatttacGTATGTTTCGAACTTTCAATCgcataaataaacaataaatatcaCATATTTCACCAAGtcacagtaaaaaaaatatcacagtGGCCCGTAATACGAATTGTTTACGAagcttttttgtttgtaaaacGATTTTGAAGAAAAGGTCATGAAGCTTATGGTGAGTTATGGCACGAATTTTATATTATCTTCTCATTTGTAGTTATTTTATTGGCAATCTTTGAAGAGTTGCTTGTAGATTTATACCAAAGAGTTTAGGTTGACAGATTAAACATGGATTATATCACTGTTTAAATGCCAACAAGTTGAAATCTTCTACTTGGCCTACCGCTTTCAACCTTAATGTTAACAAATATGGTTACCAATCTCGATAAAAGAATTATTTGACAACGGGGTGGGtgacataaattaatttttacgGATGTATTTACGATTCATCCTTGCGATGTAAGTGCCGAAGATGAACCTCCATGGGGTTGTCTGAAACAAGCATGATACAGGATTGATTAACCAAATATGATTTAAATCGATTTTTCGTGAGTGCCGAATCATTGGGCTACTCGTTCATTTTGGGTGCCTCGATGTTGgaaaaattttcgtttttcatCTATCATGTCTGTCGAAGTGATAGGGTAATAATAAAACCCGAATAGGTTTACGATCCAATTTCCTACGAAGACAAAACAACTGATGATTTATCAATTctgaaattatttatcaaaGGAGTTTTTTCGGGAAAACGTTTCTTTTCTGAAATTTGACAAAGAAATACTGAGGTGCACCAATTATTGCGTTTACAATTAACTCTCCAAATCAGAAACTACAGTCTGAACACACTGCTATGCCTCATACACCTTATTGTGTAAATATAATTGAGATAATATAGTCGAACTCACCATTTATATTCTTTGCCTTGTCGCACCGCTAAAGTAAACACCATTTCAAACAGTAAGAACACCAAGCCTATTGACAGAAAATATAGATAAATTTTTGGATAGTCGAAACTGACTCTCCATAACGCAATTCCTGCATGCAAGGCAAATAATACACGAGTCAGAATGGCAGAAAGTTTTCTCAAGCATCCTCCGCTTTCTGGGTCTTGAGTGGctgattttttatttgaagattTCGATGAATTTGATCCATTTGATATTAGTCCCTTCTTGCTTGATGATTTCTTCTTGGCAGTAGCCATTATTATCCCGTGCAAAACACTATTATCTAATATAACATTCTACGCGTTCAAATCTAAATCACAACGAAAAATATGCTTAGTACTGACGTTATTGCTAAATGAATTCGCTTGCCAGATTCTCAAGAACCTGGTCTAGCCATCACGTAATCACCACGAAGCCCTGGGGCGAAAATGTTCAACACAACTGAAAGTCAGATCTTTGTCGTTTATTCGGGCTAAACGATACGTTCACGAGACTTTTAGAAAACTTTAATTTCCGCGACGGAGAGCCAGTCGTCCATGGAAGTACATTTCGCAATGCGTAACGTCGTAAATTTCGAAGATCATAACTCGCTACTGGCGAGCGACACTTGGCGAGCACATTCTGCATTTTTGAAAAAGAATATTATTGGAAATGTTCAACTTGATCATGATAATGAAAGGCTATTAAGCAATGCTGCACAACCTTAAGTGGTAAGTTATTTACATAGTGGTGTAAAACAATCGTGTTATGAACCTACAAAATTAATATCTATTCTACGTTTATCTATGATTGGACAATGCTCTTTGCTATCGGCATATTTCAAGTTGATAATTATGAGCAAGTTTCCTACGGAGACTATGAATTCTGAATGTGATGGGTTGGAGCTCAACTGAgaaatttcacataaaaacttAGTTGTTGAATATCGACGAAataaaaaaggggggggggggaggggtgTTCGAAACATGTCATGTCACAgtgtggataaaaaaaaattatttttcggaATGGATATAAGGTTCCAATTGGCAATTTGTTGGACGCGTAAATTGAAATTGGGTTGTCGCatacacaaaaattaatttttggcTTAAAGCATTTCagacataatttatttttgattctcacctatttaatttatttgaatcaccaatcaaaaatgatatttattttaaatagaacaagaaaaaaataaatgcgatgtccttttaccaattttttccATCATAAAGTGCTgacaatttaaaattgattggtaTAGTAGATGCTGAAAAAAGAGATCGCAACAACCCAAGTATCCCAGCAAAGATAGCAACAACAACGAAAAAACTATTCATATATATGGACTTGTCTAAAACTACACTTGTCGTGTCCAAAAAGATGTCGAGCaatcattatattatataatattatatattgagTACatttatatcatatatatattaaattcattGTATTACTGTAATCGTAGTAAGAACAAAAATTAGTTCCAAACATTactattttgtttaaaaaagcaGCACAACAAAAAAAGGAAATGACACGAGGTTTACTTGTAGGTGAAGGTTACATATACCCAGGTATTATCACAACGCTTCCTTGCATAAAGTCCGATTAGTAAGTatgacatatttatatatatatatatatatattctgtgtTACAAGGAAAAGTTCGCCCATGTAGCCTAAAACTTTGATGTCTCGTGTTTTGCACATCATTTAAGAAAGATCTGCCAACTTTACTGCATTTTATCGTGTGTGTTTAgcatatatattgtaaattatTTGTACCATGGCCGTgtccaaaataaactatctactCTATAAGGTCCAATGACTACCTGAATGTCAAAATTTCTGTCAAACATTTAGTTAGACGAATTGTAACAAATGCCATCTAAAGGTGTGTACCAGATAATTACAGACAGCGGCATAATTCAGGATGAAATGTCTGGCGTTGaacgaatatttgaaaaaataaacgtaggaaaagaaaaaaaactaaaataaaaagttttttttatattattaaatatgctAGAAACACGTTTTGCATTGCGTTGTTGATTACTTCGGTCTGGATCAAGTTTGGTTCCGATGAATCGTAAACGTAGAGAAAGGCTAACTCATACCCCTGGCAATAACAAGCAGCCTCCCTTGTGTGATAGTTATTTAAGATTGTCGTACAAGAAGTTCCTAGTTTGACATCGTGCTGAAATAATTGCTTCAGcttgcagaatttttttttagtctGTTCATGCCTTTTATAATCGATCTAAGAAGCTctgcggtgtggcgcatcgtgttaAGCGTGAGGAATTAACTCTTCTTCACCGCAACTCTCATTACCCTGCGCGTTTTGAATGTTCGAATtcctgggggggggggggggggtgttgtAATTATTTACAGGGGAAtttctggactcctcgctgccgtagggtggttcgcgtaaccgctggtcggtcacgacttcctccaccattaaacACATACATTCTTACATTCTAAAAAGgaagactggtaaccggacgggaGGTCGTGATTTGATTAAGCCGTCTAATCGActttaaaatatacaaatcttATTCTATTCCCAAGGTCAATAAAAAAGTTAAGCATACAAGATATCATtcattttgacaaaatttgcgatgaatattggaaacgaaatgtACATAcggatcgttttgctaaattcttgttgttgGGATGACTGTTGTTGTTAAAAGTTGCTTTTCGACATCTCGAAAAACACAGACATCAACCCAGGACAAGATGAAAAATTTGCTGAAATAAAGTTTACTCCGGCTGTTTTCTTAATCCGAAATccgtatttgaaaatttttgactcCTGATAATCGGCCGAGCCCTACTCTGTGAATCTGTAAATCCCAGGTTAGGATTTTAGGTGCAGTGCAGATAGGTAGGCTATAAAAGTTTCATTAGAATCTTAAATTTGTGCATTTTTTCAGTGTATTTTACTcggtaatactgtaataaaacCTTTAAAGTGTTTGGACGTTTTCGTTGTCTCTGTGATGCGTGTACCATGAAAAGTGCATTATTGCAGGAGTGaacaatttcagattttgtcAATGCTCAGCGGAAAGCATTTACTTATCTGGATTTTCAACTAAATTTGAGGATTAAAACACAAGATGCCTTGGATACCTTCGGCAAAAGATAAATATGGAGTTGGTatgtatcaatttttatttaatcacGACGGTGTTTATAGAGTGGAGCTTTAAATCATAGATTTGAAGTGATAGGACATGTAGGATTTGACTTTGGAGCGCAGTCTAAAAAATAACTGATTCCTGAATTCGGGCAATActgcaataaataatatttacatttgGACACGAATTACTGAATTACATCAGTCTGACAGTACAAATACCGGGACTTTCTAGATATTTAATAAGATCAATTACAGCATTATAACGATAATGCGATCCCATTTTTAACCATAATATTTGgaagttttgcaaaaaaaacGCGATTTCTGTAACATGATGACTGACGCTCATTGCAATTGATTTAAATTATGATCTAGACCAGTGCtccgcaaccttttttaaatGCGGCACACTTATAAAACTTGCCAAATTTGACACCACAACAAACGAAAAATACAAGGtgtaactttgttttatgttcatatAACAATGAGAGATTTGTGGTTGTTTTAATGAGCACAATCGCTCTATATTAAGATCATTGCGTGACGCGCAATCAATTTTGCAACACGATAACTAGCTTCTAATGCTTCTTCGGAGACTGTAAAAGACGACTTCACAGAGCACCATTGATTCTTATTTTGACTTGACGACCACtggaaataatttatattcttgcGTGCATGAACGGCATGTATCATATTTAAGTTGCGCATAAGTTTACTTGGAAACATTGCTTCATTTTAAAGTTGCTCTCCCCAAATAACCCAGACTTGTTTTGGAGCATCTCCGTTACCACAGCAAGAAAATCCATATTTGACGTAATCT is from Styela clava chromosome 9, kaStyClav1.hap1.2, whole genome shotgun sequence and encodes:
- the LOC120339405 gene encoding uncharacterized protein LOC120339405, yielding MATAKKKSSSKKGLISNGSNSSKSSNKKSATQDPESGGCLRKLSAILTRVLFALHAGIALWRVSFDYPKIYLYFLSIGLVFLLFEMVFTLAVRQGKEYKWFCPSVLFYLMSVVPCLWFLELARFKGAMIAATQVGICDNNATLGLLINPMESSNTNSSNNRTRRSADSSLKLLEQSQYVLNEVSQSETLLKRIRRQSVVDDPPKREKKRRRENRRRKPKPENLMNENATQSTKAVNGTSITPTTVTTKLKTLSTTTKLSTTTTPLSSTPTSSTPVMFLTTIPTDVTSSSAELAPPLMTSASTIIVTTDQNDKDIGQKIKDGFSNIEKETANLLNKTKDVIGQLNRWVDRSTWILLLHQVLLFVLVIGRWLLPKGEITREQLSQLLLVFIGVGADILEFVTETLDGDELDQTSCSSVLHYVIYGVWSWSLLQFTLVLTASKSRKTRVGFESAHAIEEQSGTGCCGNSLFASADLWGILVTLFLQDVPFLATRLYILIVYDLKHQMMIFFTGKNALVVILQVYRIIVLKLSRNKKKKNDIDETELEPLRGTLAHIARRATMVDNNGTLPSGTTDDIRDATFKPQRDGSVVLKIHLEGEETLRKKRQKQRAQSSAT